Proteins from a genomic interval of Nostoc sp. TCL240-02:
- a CDS encoding haloacid dehalogenase type II produces MINFNQYKALTFDCYGTLIDWENGILGALKPLLLAHNTDLTDLDDDRILELFAEFEAELEKGNYIKYREVLKRVVEKFGERFGFEPTVKELNSIADSIQHWLPFPDTVEALKTLKQKFQLVIISNVDDDLFAFSAKHLEVEFDQIITAEQAKSYKPSLNNFRLAIERIDLPLEQILHVAASVYHDIVTAKSLGLSTVWVNRRAEKKGSKTTESALSQPDLEVPDLKTLAALSSQHCFDGDLYL; encoded by the coding sequence GTGATTAACTTCAATCAGTATAAAGCTTTAACTTTCGATTGTTATGGAACCCTGATTGATTGGGAGAACGGCATCTTAGGAGCGCTCAAGCCACTTTTGCTGGCACACAACACTGATTTAACTGATTTAGATGATGATCGAATTTTGGAACTTTTTGCTGAATTTGAAGCAGAACTGGAGAAGGGTAATTATATCAAATATCGGGAAGTTTTGAAGAGAGTCGTCGAGAAATTTGGTGAACGATTTGGCTTTGAGCCAACTGTCAAGGAACTAAATTCAATTGCTGATTCGATTCAGCATTGGCTACCTTTCCCCGATACAGTTGAGGCACTTAAAACTCTCAAGCAAAAGTTTCAACTGGTAATTATCTCCAATGTAGATGACGATCTATTTGCTTTTTCTGCAAAACACTTGGAGGTAGAATTTGACCAAATAATCACAGCAGAACAAGCAAAAAGTTACAAACCCTCCTTAAACAACTTCAGACTGGCTATTGAGAGAATTGATTTGCCGCTAGAGCAGATATTACATGTTGCTGCTAGTGTATATCACGATATCGTTACAGCCAAATCTCTGGGACTATCAACAGTCTGGGTAAACCGTCGAGCAGAGAAAAAAGGATCAAAGACCACAGAATCAGCATTAAGTCAACCTGACTTAGAAGTGCCTGATTTAAAGACTCTTGCTGCTTTGAGTTCCCAGCACTGTTTCGATGGGGATCTGTATCTGTAA
- a CDS encoding ScyA-related TPP-binding enzyme — MHLKFQDTQANTTEQLNSTEQQSHSKQSRPSSVAEAVVKMLGDMGVEYAFGVSGGAIAPVWAALHQSSMQVLHFRHEAGAAFAAIEAHFVSDRPVVVFTTTGPGITNALTGLLAARWEGAKVIFVSASTSSPQRGRWACQETSTYTMPNTDIFTSGTIFHYATTLESSDELPEVARRLTLGLAQPGGFVAHISIPTNIQTRSVKTSLPQVTLSHSVATASEETIAECVQLLSEGPFAIWVGFGARGTAKEIRQLAERTGAAVMCSPRAKGIFPEDHPQFVGVTGFGGHESVLRYMKEQRPKRVLVLGTRLGEFTSFWNPEMIPRHGFLHVDIDTKVPGTAYPSAETFAIQSDVAIFLKNLLKNFPESTTGRSRTIMLPQLKRDLIKLRVDGLVRPELLMNVIQQVIVDGSDALVMAESGNSFAWVIHLLRFTTPSRYRISNGFGSMGHFVTGVVGGALARNGKAVAIVGDGAMLMNSEVNTAVKYQVPAVWIILNDGRYNICEQGIAYLGFKNVDATIPQVDFVKIAQGMGADGIRVEREADVQVALEKAIASTSPFVVDVLIEPTCPAPIGSRLDSLISQGATNY; from the coding sequence ATGCATCTTAAATTTCAGGACACACAAGCGAATACCACTGAACAATTAAACTCCACTGAACAGCAATCTCACAGCAAGCAATCTAGACCTTCTTCGGTAGCAGAGGCAGTGGTTAAAATGCTAGGAGATATGGGAGTAGAGTATGCCTTTGGGGTTTCGGGAGGTGCGATCGCCCCAGTGTGGGCTGCATTACATCAAAGTTCCATGCAGGTGCTGCACTTTCGCCACGAAGCTGGAGCAGCTTTTGCGGCCATTGAGGCGCACTTTGTTAGCGATCGCCCGGTTGTGGTATTCACTACTACAGGGCCGGGGATAACCAACGCTTTAACAGGGCTGTTAGCTGCCCGTTGGGAGGGAGCTAAGGTAATTTTCGTATCAGCTTCGACCTCTTCACCACAACGTGGTCGGTGGGCTTGTCAAGAAACTAGTACCTACACAATGCCTAATACAGATATTTTTACTTCGGGGACAATATTCCATTATGCAACAACCCTCGAATCCAGCGATGAACTTCCAGAGGTTGCTCGAAGGCTTACCCTCGGTTTAGCACAACCGGGAGGATTTGTAGCTCATATCAGTATTCCGACAAATATCCAGACACGTTCAGTAAAAACATCTTTGCCACAAGTAACTCTGTCTCACAGCGTGGCAACAGCAAGTGAAGAAACAATCGCTGAATGTGTTCAGTTACTGTCTGAGGGACCATTTGCAATCTGGGTGGGCTTTGGGGCACGGGGTACTGCAAAAGAGATTCGCCAGCTTGCTGAGAGAACAGGGGCTGCGGTAATGTGTTCACCACGGGCCAAAGGTATTTTTCCTGAAGATCATCCTCAGTTTGTAGGCGTTACCGGCTTCGGTGGACATGAGTCGGTTTTGAGGTATATGAAAGAGCAACGTCCAAAACGTGTGCTGGTGCTGGGAACACGCCTTGGTGAGTTTACCTCATTCTGGAACCCTGAGATGATTCCCAGACACGGCTTTTTGCATGTTGACATTGACACAAAGGTTCCAGGAACTGCATATCCATCCGCCGAGACTTTTGCCATTCAGTCCGACGTAGCAATATTCCTAAAGAACCTGCTGAAGAACTTCCCAGAAAGTACTACTGGTCGCTCAAGGACAATAATGCTGCCTCAATTGAAACGCGATCTCATCAAGCTACGTGTGGACGGTCTAGTACGACCGGAACTGCTTATGAATGTAATTCAACAAGTGATTGTTGATGGAAGCGATGCATTAGTAATGGCAGAGTCAGGTAACTCGTTTGCTTGGGTAATTCATCTGCTGCGATTTACCACACCAAGTCGTTATCGGATAAGCAACGGATTTGGTTCTATGGGGCATTTTGTCACAGGTGTAGTAGGTGGTGCTTTAGCACGGAATGGCAAAGCTGTTGCTATTGTCGGAGATGGTGCCATGCTGATGAACAGCGAAGTAAACACGGCTGTAAAATATCAAGTTCCTGCGGTCTGGATTATACTCAACGATGGGCGCTACAACATCTGCGAACAGGGAATAGCATATCTAGGATTCAAGAACGTAGATGCGACAATTCCGCAGGTAGATTTCGTCAAGATTGCTCAGGGCATGGGAGCAGATGGTATTCGGGTGGAAAGGGAAGCTGACGTTCAAGTAGCACTAGAAAAAGCGATCGCGTCGACTAGCCCATTTGTTGTTGATGTACTCATTGAACCTACTTGTCCTGCACCAATAGGAAGCCGTCTAGACAGTCTAATTTCGCAAGGCGCTACGAATTACTAA
- a CDS encoding 3-oxoacyl-ACP synthase III family protein — protein sequence MVQKPVGIRAIAVSFPSVRRSNDYYREKYPELIAQAEQKSLARMFSLAGSTPSNEFDLEMMPYLSDPFRGTVERWILGSGESSLILEERAARDALEAAKLSVKDVDLMIVASVWPEQIGLGNAAFLARQLSLQGAAWNLDATCGSTPIALQTACALVRAGEYRNVLVVISCTYSRFVDEDDTMSWFLSDGAGAFVVGSLELNQGILSTKTIHAGELCNVVFPKLMTDTQGNPQIRMKLCKEANKVTRETAVRFLRTCCEGAIAAAGVTLDQIDFFIFNTSTAWFASFCTRVLGIDPERTINLYPKYANIGPVLTVANMYYAAKLGKIRENDLVLVYGFGAAGAIAANVMRWGNVALSSDPLESSKSAKESSQQKSEVSF from the coding sequence ATGGTACAGAAACCAGTAGGTATTCGAGCGATCGCAGTGAGCTTTCCCAGCGTTAGACGTAGTAACGATTATTACAGGGAAAAATACCCGGAGTTAATTGCTCAGGCAGAACAAAAAAGCTTGGCGAGGATGTTTTCGCTTGCAGGCTCAACCCCCAGCAACGAGTTTGACTTAGAAATGATGCCATATCTGTCAGACCCATTTCGTGGTACTGTTGAGCGATGGATACTTGGTAGTGGTGAGTCTTCATTAATACTAGAGGAGCGTGCAGCAAGGGATGCCCTCGAAGCGGCTAAACTTTCTGTTAAAGACGTTGATCTCATGATTGTCGCTTCTGTATGGCCTGAACAAATCGGACTTGGTAATGCAGCTTTCCTTGCCCGTCAACTTAGCCTGCAAGGTGCTGCATGGAATCTTGATGCAACATGTGGGAGTACACCTATTGCGCTTCAAACCGCCTGTGCCCTAGTACGAGCAGGAGAGTACCGCAATGTGTTGGTAGTTATTTCATGCACATACTCTCGCTTTGTCGATGAGGACGATACCATGTCATGGTTCCTTAGTGATGGTGCCGGAGCTTTCGTGGTTGGTTCACTAGAATTGAATCAGGGAATCCTTAGCACAAAGACCATTCATGCTGGTGAGTTGTGTAATGTCGTTTTTCCCAAACTTATGACCGACACACAAGGCAATCCACAGATTCGCATGAAGCTATGCAAGGAAGCGAACAAGGTGACTCGTGAAACAGCAGTGAGGTTTCTGCGTACATGCTGTGAGGGTGCGATCGCTGCGGCCGGTGTAACACTCGATCAAATCGATTTTTTTATTTTCAATACATCTACTGCTTGGTTTGCCAGCTTCTGCACGCGCGTACTGGGCATTGACCCAGAGCGGACGATCAACCTCTATCCTAAATACGCAAACATTGGGCCAGTACTTACTGTCGCCAATATGTACTATGCTGCAAAATTGGGCAAGATTCGCGAAAATGATCTGGTTCTCGTCTATGGCTTCGGTGCAGCCGGTGCTATTGCTGCGAACGTTATGCGCTGGGGCAATGTAGCGCTAAGTTCCGACCCTCTTGAAAGCTCTAAATCAGCAAAAGAAAGCTCTCAACAAAAGAGCGAAGTTTCTTTTTAA
- a CDS encoding SGNH/GDSL hydrolase family protein yields MQRQIITTGFLLLSLIFPLKVLAKDYDNIYVFGDSLSDTGNVFNATNGIIPPSPTYSNGRFSNGPIWVDYLASDLGLTLNLNNNFAFGGATTGTENIGLATLPGLQQQINNFVAENQTADSNALYIIWAGTNDYLSYFFDGEPNPTNTVVNLSAALTSLVADGAKDIMVVNLPDLGKLPFANFDSQRSNLFNTFSSEHNSSLNTTLQFLNQQLSPDVNIIEFDVNSLFDRIIAAPEEFGFTNVTNSCISKDLSVVSIDVPTQQVSCNPEEFLFWDEVHPTTTAHKLIGELAFSALKPLPVPEPSLGLGMLAYSILGTVSLLKSKITN; encoded by the coding sequence GTGCAAAGACAAATTATAACAACAGGATTTTTGCTGTTATCTTTGATATTTCCACTCAAAGTATTAGCAAAAGATTATGACAACATTTACGTCTTTGGAGACAGTTTGTCTGATACTGGTAATGTATTTAATGCCACTAACGGAATTATTCCCCCAAGTCCAACCTACTCTAATGGGCGTTTTTCTAATGGCCCAATTTGGGTTGATTATCTTGCCTCCGATTTAGGATTAACATTAAATCTGAATAATAACTTTGCTTTTGGTGGCGCAACTACAGGAACTGAGAATATTGGTTTAGCTACTTTACCAGGATTGCAGCAACAGATAAATAACTTTGTAGCAGAAAATCAAACTGCTGATTCTAATGCTCTATATATTATTTGGGCTGGTACTAATGACTACCTAAGTTACTTTTTTGATGGTGAGCCAAATCCTACCAATACAGTGGTAAATTTATCAGCAGCGTTGACATCGCTTGTTGCTGATGGTGCTAAAGATATTATGGTGGTCAACTTGCCAGATTTGGGAAAATTGCCTTTTGCAAATTTTGATAGTCAACGTTCCAATTTATTCAACACATTCAGCAGTGAACATAACTCTAGCTTGAATACAACACTCCAATTTTTGAACCAACAGTTAAGTCCCGATGTCAACATTATAGAATTTGATGTTAATTCCCTATTTGATAGGATCATTGCTGCTCCAGAGGAATTCGGTTTTACAAACGTTACTAACTCTTGCATTAGCAAAGACTTATCAGTAGTGTCTATAGATGTTCCCACACAACAAGTTTCCTGTAACCCTGAAGAATTTTTGTTTTGGGACGAAGTGCATCCTACAACAACTGCTCATAAGCTAATTGGAGAATTAGCATTTTCAGCACTGAAGCCATTACCAGTACCCGAACCATCTCTTGGATTAGGAATGCTAGCATACAGCATTTTAGGTACAGTTTCGCTATTGAAAAGCAAAATAACTAATTGA
- a CDS encoding NB-ARC domain-containing protein, which translates to MTLQNWRRKRGVALTTKGLQKIKEAKHQSEAKENFGNRYTLEEMSARSGLYSATISKVLNREGGVDKQTIEKLFSAFNLKIDKSDYLRSTNRLDWGEAIFNSVFYGRTEELTTLEQWILNEHCRLIALLGIGGIGKTTLSIKLAQQIQENFEYVIWRSLREAPPVKIILSNLLQFLSDEQETEGNLPESFSDRVSRLLYYLQNHRCLLILDNAESILRSGSRAGLYREGYEGYGELFRRIGEATHQSCLILTSREKPKEVALLEGQAIPVRSLPLSGLKVAEGQEILKLKGLSAVEDEWKVMIERYAGNPLALKIVATTIQDIFDGNVTEFLQQDTAVFGDIRDILEQQFERLSDLEKDIMYWLAINRESVTLSELREDIVSPVPQAKLLEALESLGRRSLIEKATPTLIGKTGLLFTLQPVVMEYVTSSLIEQVCEEILTQNIHLFRSKALTKATAKEYVRDTQIRFIIKPVIDGLLTAFRSKKNLENHLAQILTTLREISPLEQSYTAGNVFNLLYHLETDLSSYDFSYLTIWQADLQHIKLHNVNFAYAHLAKCVFIETFGGIFSVAFSPNGKLLATGDTNGEIRLYEVANSQQLMTCKGHTGWVWSVTFSPDGQVLASGSNDQTIKLWDISNGQCLKTLEGHRGGVRSVTFSPDGQILSSGSDDQTVKLWNISTGKCLKTLQEVGCNVWSVAFSPKDYMLATGNDDYTVRLWDINSSSCIHTLEGHTQRVYSVAFSPDGNTLASGSHDQTVKLWDTTSGKCIKTLQGHTDLVHSVTFSVDGSALVSCGEEQTVRVWDFVTGQCLKTLEGHRSRVWSLAICINSSTCASSSDDQTVKLWDINTGRCIKTLRSFNNGIWSVVVSPDGKTIASGSYDQTVTLWDVTTGKCLKVLRGHTNRVTSVTFSADSQILASGSEDQTLRLWDFNTGKCLKVLRGHTNRVTSVTFSADSQILASGSDDQTVMVWDIGTGKCLNTLREHGGRTWSVTFSPNSNTLASGSHDRTVKLWDVRTGRCLHTLQGHTEWVWAVGFSSDGGMLASGSEDQTIKIWDVSTGKYLRTLQDHTNTVYSVAFSSDGRILASGSGDQTVKLWDVNTGRCLRTLLGHTRWVWSVTFSSDGQTVVSCSEDETIKIWDVQTGECLKTLRSKNPYEGMNITSISGLTESQKDTLKSLGAVEY; encoded by the coding sequence ATGACTTTACAGAATTGGAGACGAAAGCGTGGCGTTGCACTTACTACCAAGGGTTTACAAAAGATTAAGGAAGCCAAGCATCAATCAGAAGCAAAAGAAAATTTTGGAAACAGGTATACTCTGGAAGAAATGAGTGCCCGCTCAGGGTTATATTCTGCTACCATCTCGAAAGTCTTGAATCGAGAAGGAGGAGTTGATAAACAGACTATTGAAAAGCTTTTTTCAGCTTTCAATTTAAAAATAGATAAAAGTGACTATTTAAGGTCAACTAATCGTCTAGATTGGGGAGAAGCTATCTTTAACTCAGTTTTTTATGGGCGTACAGAAGAACTTACTACCCTAGAGCAATGGATTCTCAATGAACACTGCCGATTGATTGCACTATTAGGGATAGGAGGTATTGGGAAAACCACGCTGTCTATAAAGCTTGCTCAACAGATTCAGGAAAACTTTGAGTATGTGATCTGGCGATCGCTACGAGAAGCCCCACCTGTTAAAATTATTCTAAGTAACCTGCTCCAATTTTTATCTGACGAGCAGGAAACAGAAGGTAACTTACCAGAAAGCTTTAGCGATCGGGTATCAAGACTACTCTACTATTTGCAAAATCATCGCTGTTTGCTGATTCTTGATAATGCAGAGTCAATTCTCCGCAGTGGTAGCCGCGCTGGACTTTATCGAGAGGGATATGAGGGATATGGTGAACTTTTCAGACGAATAGGAGAAGCAACTCACCAAAGCTGTTTAATACTGACTAGTCGTGAAAAACCGAAAGAAGTAGCATTACTCGAAGGACAAGCAATACCTGTTCGCTCATTACCATTGAGTGGTTTGAAGGTAGCAGAAGGACAAGAAATCTTAAAACTCAAAGGGCTATCTGCGGTAGAGGATGAATGGAAAGTAATGATTGAGCGCTATGCAGGCAATCCCTTAGCCCTAAAGATAGTTGCTACAACCATTCAAGATATTTTTGATGGTAATGTCACTGAATTTTTGCAACAAGACACGGCTGTTTTTGGCGACATTCGCGATATTTTAGAGCAGCAGTTTGAGCGTTTGTCAGATTTAGAAAAGGATATTATGTACTGGCTAGCGATTAATCGCGAGTCGGTTACACTCTCAGAGTTGCGAGAAGATATTGTATCACCAGTACCACAAGCAAAATTACTAGAGGCTCTAGAATCTTTAGGCAGGCGATCGCTAATCGAGAAAGCTACGCCTACGCTAATTGGAAAAACTGGATTACTTTTTACCCTCCAGCCTGTGGTCATGGAGTATGTGACTAGTAGCTTGATAGAGCAGGTATGTGAAGAGATTCTCACTCAGAATATTCATTTATTCAGGAGTAAAGCTCTAACAAAAGCGACAGCAAAAGAATATGTTAGGGATACTCAAATTCGCTTTATCATCAAACCAGTTATAGATGGGCTGCTTACTGCCTTTAGAAGTAAAAAAAACTTAGAAAATCACTTAGCTCAAATTTTAACAACGCTACGAGAGATATCTCCTCTAGAACAAAGTTATACAGCAGGAAATGTCTTTAACTTGCTTTATCATTTAGAAACGGATCTCAGTAGTTATGATTTTTCTTATCTAACTATTTGGCAAGCCGACTTGCAGCATATAAAGTTACATAATGTAAATTTTGCTTATGCTCATCTAGCTAAATGTGTTTTTATTGAAACCTTTGGTGGTATTTTTTCGGTAGCTTTTAGTCCGAATGGTAAACTTTTAGCTACTGGTGATACCAATGGAGAAATTCGCTTATACGAAGTTGCTAATAGTCAGCAACTTATGACTTGTAAAGGTCATACTGGTTGGGTTTGGTCAGTCACATTTAGTCCCGACGGTCAGGTTCTTGCCAGTGGTAGTAATGATCAAACAATAAAACTGTGGGATATCAGTAATGGTCAGTGTCTAAAAACTTTGGAGGGTCATCGTGGTGGGGTTCGTTCAGTTACTTTTAGTCCCGACGGTCAGATTCTTTCTAGTGGTAGTGATGACCAAACAGTGAAGCTATGGAATATCAGTACAGGCAAATGTCTAAAAACCTTACAGGAAGTTGGTTGTAATGTATGGTCTGTTGCCTTCAGTCCAAAAGATTACATGTTGGCAACTGGAAATGATGATTATACGGTAAGGCTCTGGGATATTAACAGCAGTTCATGTATTCACACCTTAGAGGGTCACACTCAGAGGGTATACTCAGTCGCTTTTAGCCCTGACGGTAATACACTAGCTAGTGGGAGCCATGACCAAACAGTTAAACTTTGGGACACGACTAGTGGTAAATGTATTAAAACTTTACAGGGGCATACAGACTTAGTACATTCAGTTACCTTCAGTGTAGATGGTAGCGCTCTTGTTAGTTGCGGTGAAGAGCAAACAGTTAGGGTATGGGATTTTGTTACTGGTCAATGCCTTAAAACTCTAGAGGGACATAGAAGTAGAGTCTGGTCGCTAGCAATATGTATAAATAGTAGTACATGTGCTAGTAGCAGTGATGACCAAACGGTAAAATTATGGGATATCAACACTGGTAGATGTATTAAGACTTTACGGAGTTTCAACAATGGGATATGGTCAGTCGTTGTCAGCCCAGACGGTAAAACTATTGCTAGTGGCAGTTACGATCAAACAGTAACACTGTGGGATGTTACTACTGGTAAGTGTCTAAAAGTTTTGAGGGGACATACTAATCGAGTTACATCAGTAACTTTCAGTGCTGATAGTCAAATCCTTGCCAGTGGCAGCGAAGACCAAACCTTAAGGCTATGGGATTTTAATACTGGTAAGTGTCTAAAAGTTTTGAGGGGACATACTAATCGAGTTACATCAGTAACTTTCAGTGCTGATAGTCAAATTCTTGCCAGTGGTAGCGATGACCAAACAGTAATGGTCTGGGATATTGGCACTGGTAAATGTCTTAATACTTTACGAGAACATGGTGGTAGAACATGGTCAGTCACTTTCAGCCCTAACAGTAATACATTAGCCAGTGGTAGTCATGACCGAACAGTGAAACTTTGGGATGTTCGCACTGGTAGATGCCTTCATACTCTACAGGGTCATACCGAATGGGTTTGGGCAGTTGGTTTCAGTTCAGATGGTGGTATGCTAGCTAGCGGTAGCGAAGATCAAACGATTAAAATCTGGGATGTCAGCACTGGTAAGTATCTTAGAACTTTGCAAGACCATACAAATACTGTATATTCAGTCGCTTTCAGTTCGGATGGTCGCATACTAGCGAGTGGCAGTGGCGATCAAACAGTTAAGCTTTGGGACGTTAACACAGGTAGGTGTTTAAGAACTTTATTAGGACATACTAGATGGGTTTGGTCAGTTACCTTTAGTTCCGATGGTCAGACTGTTGTCAGTTGTAGTGAAGATGAGACAATTAAGATTTGGGATGTACAAACAGGTGAATGTTTGAAAACTTTGAGAAGTAAAAATCCTTACGAGGGAATGAATATCACTAGCATAAGCGGGTTAACTGAGTCTCAGAAGGATACTTTAAAAAGTTTAGGAGCAGTTGAGTATTAA
- a CDS encoding CopG family transcriptional regulator, producing the protein MNKTAALKLPHLATSSKKKALKRITLNLTLDEAQNLEKYCEQTGKPAIDVIRELIEALP; encoded by the coding sequence ATGAATAAAACTGCTGCACTTAAATTACCCCATTTGGCAACCTCCAGCAAGAAAAAGGCGCTTAAGCGAATTACCTTAAACTTGACATTAGATGAAGCTCAGAACCTTGAAAAGTATTGTGAACAAACAGGCAAACCAGCAATAGACGTGATTCGTGAACTGATTGAAGCCTTACCTTGA
- a CDS encoding ribbon-helix-helix protein, CopG family, translated as MNKKWAVKRITINLSSNEAKNLEKYCEQTGRPATDVIRELIRALPQTK; from the coding sequence ATGAACAAAAAATGGGCGGTCAAGCGAATTACTATAAACCTGTCATCAAATGAAGCCAAGAACCTCGAAAAATATTGTGAACAGACAGGCAGACCAGCGACGGATGTGATTAGAGAACTCATTCGAGCCTTGCCACAGACGAAATAA